The Oncorhynchus nerka isolate Pitt River linkage group LG5, Oner_Uvic_2.0, whole genome shotgun sequence nucleotide sequence AAAAGTCTCAATCATTAATGAGTGTTGCTGGATGGAGGTGctgatgtctgtgtgtgagtaGCAGTGTGATATAGCGGTTTGATATAGAAATGCACTTAGTAAGAAATGGACACTTGTGCTAAATTGCTAGCCATGCTAACACTTACATTGTATAGCGCAATGTACGTCAATGCTGTAGTGTGTTCTGCCTCACTGTGTGAGAGTGGGTTGGTCCTACTCACCCTTGACgtggtctccctctccctcagggaTGCCCACGTACACCATAACGTTGACGGCATCAGACACATCCAGATGCAGGTTGGTGGTGCCAACACTCCGGTCTTCTGTCTCCATCAGAcctgagagggaggaagacaggacaAAGCCGGATGATAGTGGCAAGAAAGAGATGGGGTTGTGATAAATGGAAAGAAGGAGAGACCAAAATCAGAGATGCTGCCATTGGAGCTACTGCTAACTAGCTATCTATTGACCAGCTATGGGATCCCAGTGTTAGTCTGTCGGGTTTCTCTCACCATAAGCATTATACATCTTAGGCCCCAGGTCTGGCCTGACAAAGAAGTTGGGCAGGCGGGAGGCCAGGTTCAGACGGCCGTCTCTCTTAGTGTACTCTGGGAGGGGGAGGTTGTCCATTAGGTCATCAAACCGTGTGGGCATCATGTCTCTGAAGTCTTCTCcaggaggccagtccttcagctTCAAAACCATGGGCTGACCATCACTACCCTTCAGACGCTCTGGAAAGAGAGTGaaatgagtgagtgaatgagtcaGTGAATAAATGGATGAACGAATTAATGATCCTGTTACTTACTGGAGATGATCTGGAAGCCGTCCCAGAAGTCTCGAACCTTGACGTCAGAGATGATGGCACAGTTCCGACAGTTGACcaggtcaacatcctggtccccaAACTCCTCGCTGAAGGCCTCAGGCCGCCACAGAGCCCCCTTCAGACGCTTATGGATACCAGACACCAGCACCGGCTAGAGGGGGGAAAGGGTTCAAACAATCAGCTTCTCTCACACTGCACATCCCCCTCTTCCCAACTAATCTATTACATGGCATggcgtaacaatgtacatattgccgaAGTGCGCCTCCTTTGCTCTTTGAAATAAAATAACTCCATACccacaaacctctctctcatttgcgtacatccctgttagtgacaaTTTCTCATTTTGCCACGATAATTCATCCACccaacaggtgtggcatatcaagaaaatgattaaacagcatgatcattacacaggtgcaccttgtgctggggacaataaaacaccacattaaaatgtgcagttgtcacagaacacaatgccacagatgtctcaagttttgaagatGCGTCCAATTGGCAtgcagactgcaggaatgtccaccagagctgttgccagagaacctaaattgttcatttctctaccataagctgaatccaacataattttagagaatttggaaccttcacagggaagctcatctgcatgctcgttgtCTGTTAAGTTCATGTTTTAAGTATCCCAATATTTGTATTTACGGGGCTATCACTCAGTCAAGAGTGCGCATGCGCAGGAAGTCTAGTCGTTGATGGACCTAGCCTTGAGTGTAATAGCGACCTTTGAGGGTGTTCATACGGTATAGTAAACTTTGTTAAACTGGAACCTTGTCGCTGTGTCATTTAGAGTTAACATTGTTCACAAGGTTCTTGGCCAGACTACGGTTcggcatcgtaaccgacttcagagGGCAAATGCTCCAcatcgatggccactggcatgctggagaagtgtggtcTTCCCGGTTTTAATGGTACCAAGCAGATGGCATGTATGGGGacatgtatggcgttgtgtgggtgagagGTTTGCTGATTTCAACGCTGTGAACAGAGCAGGGTTATGATATGGACAGCCAACACaaatgcattttatcgatggcaatttgaatgaacagagataccgtgatgagatcgtGAGGCccttcatccgccaccatcacctcatgtttcagcatgataatgcacggccccatgtcgcaaggatctgtacacaataccTGGAAGCTGACAATGTCCCATAAATCACCATACATCAATTGagcatgtacgacagcgtgttccagttcccaccaatatccagaaattttgcacagccattgaagagaagtgggacagcattccacaggccacaaatcaacagcctgatcaactttgcgaaaggagatgtgtcacgctgcatgaggtaGTATGACACACCACCACATATTACTCACaccaccaatactactaccactacatatTACTCACACCACCAATACTACTTCCACCATCAATTATACTACCACCACATATTActcacaccactaccaccatcaccatcaatTCTACTACCACCACATAGTactcacaccatcaccaccaataCTACATATTACTCACACCACCATGATCAATACTACTGCCACCAtcaatactactaccaccaccatcatcaatactactaccaccacataTTACTCACACAACCACCAtcaatactactaccaccacataTTACTCACACCATCaaaactactaccaccaccacatattactcacaccaccaccatcaatattactaccaccactactactaacaccACCAATACTACATATTACTCACACCACCAAtactacatacagtggggcaaaaaagtatttagtcagccaccaattgtgcaagttctcccacttaaaaagatgagaggcctgtaattttcatcataggtacacttcaactatgacagacaaaattagaagaaaaaaaatccagaaaatcacattgtaggatttgtaatgcatttatttgcaaattatggtggaaaataagtatttggtcacctacaaacaagcaagatttctggctctcacagacctgtaacttcttctttaagaggcttctctgtcctccactcgttacctgtattaatggcacctgtttgaacttgttatcagtatgaaagacacctgttcacaacctcagtcacactcacactccaaactccactatggccaagaccaaagagctgtcaaaggacaccagaaacaaaattgtagacctgcaccaggctaaATCTGGAAGActaaatctgcaataggtaagcagcttggtttgaggaaatcaactgtgggagcaattattaggaaatggaagacatacaagaccactgataatctccctcgatctggggctccacgcaagatctcaccccgtggggtcaaaatgatcacaagaacggtaagcaaaaattccagaaccacacggggggacctagtgaatgacctgcagagagctgggaccaaagtaacaaagcctaccatcagtaacacactacgccgccagggactcaaatcctgcagtgccagacgtgtccccctgcttaagccagtacatgtccaggcccgtctgaagtttgctagagagcatttggatgatccaggagaagattgggagaatgtcatatggtcagatgaaaccaaaatataactttttggtaaaaactcaactcgtcgtgtttggaggacaaagaatgctgagttgcatccaaagagcACCATAcctctactgtgaagcatgggggtggaaacatgctttggggctgtttttctgcaaagggaccaggacaactgatccttgtaaaggaaagaattaatggggccatgtatcgtgagattttgagtgaaaacctccttccatcagcaagggcattgaagatgaaacgtggcagggtctttcagcatgacaatgatcccaaacacaccgcccgggcaacgaaggagttggcttcgtaagaagcatttcaaggtcctggagtggcatagccagtctccagatctcaaccccatagaaaatctttgtagggagttgaaagtccgtgttgcccagcaacagccccaaaacatcactgctcctagaggagatctgcatggaggaatgggccaaaataccagcaagtgtgtgaagacttacagaaaacgtttgacctctgtcattgccaacaaagggtatataacaaagtattgagataaacttttgttattgaccaaatacttattttccaccataatttgcaaataaattaattttaaaaatcctacaatgtgattatctggattttttcctcattttttctgtcacagttgaagtgtacccatgatgaaaattacttacatttttaagtgggagaacttgcacaattggtggctgacgaaatacttttttgccccactgtaatatatatatccaaaaatgtcatatcggtgcatcactactaCATATTACACACACCATATTACTACAAACtcttctctaccccctcccccccaGAAAGGTCTCTCTCACCTGGCCCTGTTTCCAACACTCTCTGAAGATCTTCCAGTTGTTGGTGTTGGAAGGGTCCTGCAGGCAGAGCAGGCGTCCGTCACAGAGCCAGGAGTGGGAGGTGTGGGGGTCTAGCACGCTGAGGCCCATAACCCCGTCCCTACGGCCAACCCCGCCTAGCTCACTGCCGCCCTCCCCCAAACGACGGCCCTCCGCCTTCTTGGTCTCCACCACCGAGGCGATGATATGGTCCAGGAAGTTAGGCAGGCTGCCCTTCAACTTGTCCccctgatggaggaggaggaggggttagacaCAGTGCACAatatagtgcacaatatagggcatagggtgccatttgggacacaaactaGAACTCTGTGTAGATTCTATGAATTCTGGAATGGCCCTTTAATATGAGCATTCTGAATTATCTTAGTTACTGTGGTAAGCTGACAGACACTCACAGCTACTGAGGTGGAGAAGACAGATGGGAAGGTTACTCCAGAGTCTCCGGGGCCCTGGGGGAGCCTCCCGGGTCCAGAGTTGAGCAGGTCTCGGAGGCTGGAGCCCTCTGGTTTGGGCTGGCTGTTGCTGGAGCCCAGCAGCAGGCTGTTGAACAGTTTAGGACTGGAGGAGGAAGACGAAGGCTTGGACAGGGCACTGAACGAGTCCAGGCCAAAGGGAGAGCGTGTGTCCCGGCCCATCACAAGGCGCATCGACCCATAATCTGGAGGGGTGGACAGGAGACAAGGTTAGAAGATGGTTAGATACCTCACAGATCATCTCATATTAAATACATGTACAATAAATGTCGAGAGTACCGTCCAGAATAtgacatagaactgagagtacaGAGAGATAAGATGGAGTCACCTTTTGTGTCCTCCACCTTGGCTTTCTGAGTGGCAAGGTCTGCCAACCAGTGCAAGGCGGTGGAGTTTCCCTCACCCGTGGAGGGGCGAGGGTCTTTGGGGGTGGGGGTCTGGGCAGGGTTTGGGGTGGCGCTGGTATGGTTGGCCCCATTAGTAtcaaccccccctcctcccccttctgacGTTGTGGTGGAAGTAGGCTCTGTTTTGACCACTGTCATCTCCGCCCCCTCTGGCTTAGGAGTGGTTGAACCCGCTGGACCCCCGCCACCTGTGATTGGTCCACTACCACTGCTCCCCGTGCTGGAAGAGACAGCAGACTGCTGGGACATCAAAAAGGAAATATTAGCATTATACTGTATACTAATAATGCCCCATGACAACCAACACGTAAAACAAGTGAGAACTATGTACAGtgcttttggaaagtattcagacccctcgacttttcccacattttgctacagccttattctaaaatggatgaaattgtctgaggtcctgtgcgctctggagcaggttttaatcaaggatctctggACTtaagctgccaccaccatgattcaccgtagggatggtgccatgtttcctcaaTACGTGacacttagcattcaggccagatttcaatcttggtttcatcagaccagagactcttgtttctcatgatcggagggtcctttaggtgccttttggcaaactccaagggggGTGTCATGtgaggagttgcttccgtctggccattcttCTCTGATCGTTGAGTTTGGCAAGGCTgccgccagctctaggaagagtcttggtggttccaaacttcttccatttatgaatgatggaggccactgtgttcttggggatcttcaatgctgcagacattttttggtacccttcaccagatctgtgcctcgtcacaatcctgactcggagctctacagacaattcctttgatctcATTGCtgggtttctgctctgacatgcactttcaactgttggaccttatatagacagttgtgagCCTTaacaaataatgtccaatcaattgaatttaccacaggtggactccattcaagttgtcgaaacatctcaaggatgatcaatggaaacaggatgcacctgagctcaatttcaagtctcagagcaaatggtctgaatacttatgtaaataaagtatgttTTGTGTGGTATTTTTTTAATAactttgcaaaaaattctaaaaacctgttttcactttgtcattatgggaaattgggtgtagattggtgaggaaaacatgtaattaaatccattttagaataagtctgtaacgtaacaaaatatggaaaaagtaaaggggtctgaatactttccgaatgcgctgtatagATGTATAAATGTTATACATCTTCTGTCTCTTGGTACAACATTAGAAAAAACAAAGATGCAGCACCTGTGAGATGCCATTGGGGGCGCTAGGGCGCACTAGGGGCCTGTGGTGCCGGCTGGTGCAGGGGCAGTTTGCCTTGATGCCCCATTTGCCCCTGGCTGAGTGCACCATATCCCCTATGTTATAGAGAGCtgtgggagagagaacagagagaagtcAACATGGGATGAATTAATGAGAAAGATACAACACATGTTGGATGTCAAGTTCGGGCTGGGAGTTTTTCCAGACAATGTGAcatgggcccgtatccacaaagcatattAGAGAAagaatgctgatctaggatcaggtcctccctgtccataatCTGATTCATAAAAGggaaaaactgatcctagatcagtagtcttattctaaaaaacATTTATGGACCCGAAGCAGGAAAGACTCCAGGCCCTAGTTCAAAGCTCCTATAGTTATGATGATGTTACCAGTTCCAGGTATGATCTGTGTGGGCATGAGGTTCTGAGGCTCGTGTCTCTGGCCCTTTACACACTTCAACCAGGAGAACACCTCGTCATCAGGCCCCTCATCCACCTCTGAGAGACAAAACATGTGATGGAAGATtaatttatacacacacactcccttcaGCTCAATCTTCACTTCTTCAAAAACATAATCACTGAAAGAAAGAGCAGTCCAGGCCAATCACTGTACGTAGTCGAACTGGACAATACCATGCCCCAGTCCGTCCCTGTGTGTGGAGTCACCATAGAGATCCCACAATccacaatgcaaaatgttataaAGACTCCAGGATGTAATTCTGACTCTCACCCTCCATAGGGCGGTTCCTGCGTTGCCGGTAGCAGTCCAGGCACACCCCGAAGCCACACTTCCTGCAGACCCAGTGGATGTTGAAGACGGTGGTCTCACATACGTCGCACATCTCCCTGACACCGCGCACCGCACGCTTCCACGCCACTTTCTCTGtagaagaagagacagacagacacaaggtACGCACAAGTCACCTCACTGAAACCAATGCAAAACAGCAGGGGTTTATTTATTAatgcacactgtagcaaaacacTTTGCAACGGAAAACGAGGGTTTCAATTgcacaaattcaggtaggtccctccctgtTTGCTTCCTAGTGAATCCACTGCAGCAGTGTGCCTGCCCAGTCATGTCAACAGTCACAGAGATCTTGGTTTGAACAATAAAGAAGTGATGGGGATAAAATAATGAGACAAACACACACCGACATTAAAAATACATGgctacataaactgaacaagtgtCAGACTACTCACGGTGTGGCTCAACCATCATCATGGCCTCCTTCTCAGACATGACGAGCTGACAGAACTGGTCTCCCACGTTGGCCAGGATGTACTTGGAGGTGTCCAGGTCCAGGCCCTCCTGTACGGACGGCGAGGGAAGCCACAGTCCCATGGCCATGGCATCGCTCTGCTGGGGGCTCAGGAAGCCCTCCACACGCAGAATGCCCTTACGTGTGAATGCCAGCCTGGGTAGGGGGAAAAGGTTTAAAGTTCGATGAGTGCAGACGAGTGTGTAGAAAACGTTTGAGATGACGGTGGTTGATGAAATGACTGATATACCTTATTGTAGCATTACATGGAAGAGGATACACCTCACAacccatctctcacacacacatgtaccTGCGGAAGTGGAAGAAGCGGCAGGCCACGTTGGGGTCGTCGTCGTCAGGCTCCTGCTCCCGGTACTTCCTGTAGCGCTCCATGCGACACTCGCGACACTTGTGGAGGTGGGGCGCCACGTTGATACAGGAACCGTCCTGCAGGAATGACTCTCCTGACTGCTTCAGACGACGCACTTTAGTCACGTCCTTCAGCACTGACTGGCCCACTGGACGACACAAAGGACCAAAGAGTACCTTACATCATGAAGGGCTACAAAACCATGCAATGACAACCTATTCATGAGTGCAGGAAGGGGTAGTCCAAACAACAACTTTACCATCAATCTTGTTAAAAGGCagactcagcgatatgacgtagatgcagtaAGTAAACAtcatagtgggtcaatttccacaacaactaagagcgttgaagcggGAGGCTCAACTCCTCTGCCGTTTTGGTTCCCTGGCTACCACTCTAAACGGCGTGAAGCGATCCCGCGCACAGAtactgtgtgagactgtgtgtcaGTGAAGTCTTAtctcgctcatctcaatatctgcggTGCTGCTCGTGGCAACATCATTTCAGTCTACCTATTAATGTTTCATGATCCTGACCAAAATGGAATGATATTGATGACTGACATGTTACGCGCATGATGGAGAATCTCATTTACATACTGCTAATATCCTGAGGCTCCAGGTCTTACCTTTGAAGGGCTTGTTGCGAGGCCGGCTCTTGGCCACCCCGGGCCCTTTACCCTTCTGCAGCAGCATGGCTCCCTCCTTGACGGGCCCCACGAGGCCCCCAGGTGCATGGCCCCTCTCCAGACCCTCCTCTGTCTCACTTAGGTCCGACAGGTCGCTGTTGTCGCTGGAGTCAGAGTCACGTTTAGATGCCTGACCTCGCTCCTCCAGGGCAAACTTTTGGgcctggccctggtcaaaaggcaTGGGTACATTCTCACCACTCCCTCCGGCGACTGCACTCCCAAACATGGGGAAGCCTGAGGTGGAGCTGGGTCGGTCATCCAGAGAACCACCCTCAGCTGAGGAGCCCTGATCTCCTGTGGAGGAACTCTCCTTGGGCTTGGAGGAGGTGACTGACTGGGGCCTCTGGGTGAAGCCAGGGGCTGgggaggaagaactggaggcagcGGCAGCTGAGAGGGAGACGAAGGGGGAAGACAGAATGCCCTTGGGCAGCTCGACCATAGTGAACAGGTTGGATTTGCTCTCCGAAGCTGAAGACGGGCCCAGGGTCTCAGGCTCCAGAGGGGCTGGTTTGCCACTGAAGGGACTGTGGGAGAGCTTCTCCCCGTAGGCCAGGAAGGGGTTGGAGGGCTCCTTGGAGCCCTGGAGGAACAGGTTCTGGTGGCTATCTGTCTTGGTGCCGAAGCCGCCCACCGCGACACCGTTAGTGCCACTCCTGTTGTTAGCACCACCCAGAGCTGGGGTGTCCATCGCCCCCATGACCAGACCAGAACACCTCATCCCCCCAGAGCCACTGCTGAAGGAAGGTGAGAGTTTGTCCCCTGCAAAATTCCTGTTGAGCACTCCGTTGCCTGCCGATTGGGTCTCAGGCACTTTGGACTGCTCTTTGAGAGAAGCTGTAGCTGAGCTAAACAGGCCAGCTGATGCCGGGGCCAGAACAGAGGGCTTGAACAGGCTAGGAGGCTTCTTACTCAAGCTCTCTGACACTGCTGTGAAGTAGTTGGTGTCCTTAGACTGGCTCTGACCTGGAGTCTGGTTCTGGTTAGGACCACCAGGGTTCTGGCCAGTCTTCTGACCCGTCATACACTGGAAGAATAAGTTCTGGTCTTGCTGCTTCGGTTGGGCCTTGTTGTTCTTGCTGCCTCCAAAGGCAAATCCGAAGGGTCTAGAGGAGTCCTGGGAGGCTGACGGTGTGTTGGAGGAAGCGCTGGTCTTGGAGCTCACCTCTCCGAACACGGAAGCCCCAGCAGGCTTGGACTGGGGAAGCCGGAACCCAGCCGCAGCCAGGATGGGAGTCTTAGAGCCCTGAAGAGCAGGAGGAAGAAATACAGGATATTAGTCACAGAACAATGATGGTTAGTAATTACTATGAAAGGTATAAGACCAAGGTCATGTAAAGTGTTACTAACTCACCTCCGACTGGTTGGTTGTTCCTTTCCAGACAGGGGGTTTGGGGCTGAAGccaagggaggcagagagagccaCGCTGGGGGCACTGGCTTGAGATGGGGATGAGATGGTCACCGGGCCTGGGGAGACTAGGGCAGCCATCTTGGTGTTGGTAGACTGGgatggctcttctctctctaggGTGGGTCCTGCTGGGGAGGGCTTTGGGGCCAAAGCTCCAGGGACCAGGCTGGGCATCTGGcccagagaggggaaggaagtgttggagaagggggagggggctTGTTTGAGggggggtggagtgggggtgactGTGGTGGTGGAGTCAGCAGACCCTTGTCTGTCTTGTGTGGAGAGGGCACGTCCGTTCTCCTTGGTGTAGCGAGGCAGAGTGTTTGATTGGTCCATCTGGGAGGAAGTGCTGTTCGGGGAGGCGTAAACCTGTGTGACTTCAGAGGAACTGCTGTTCACTCTGCGTCCTCCTCCTGCTAACTCTGCTCCCCATGTCACCATCCCCTCTTCAGAGGCCTTGGTGGAGCCGCTCCCGTTCTGTCCGTCTGCGGCTCCCTCTCCCGAACCCTTAAAGCGCTTCAGGGTCATGTCCTCCTCGCCCTCCGAGGCTGTCCTCCGTCTACGGCCGCTCTCGCCCTTCCCTCCGTCGCTCTCCTTCCTCCGTCGAGCATTCTTCCCTTTCTGACCGAGGAGAGATCAATGTAAAGGGATTAGATAAGGGTGTGCAGAACAATTACCCAAGTCAACCAAAAAATGTAATCCTTTAAAACAAAAATGGGACTGTATCCTTCATCTAACTTACCTCATCAAAGTGATCTTCAGCCAGCATCACATGTATTACCCGGGGATCCACCACCTGAGTCTCCTCTCCCTAGAAAATCACATCTGGCACATTAACAGCACGTAGCTAACTACTATCAACACATCTGGCACATTAACAGCACGTAGCTAACTACTATCAACACATCTGTTACATTAACAGCACGTAGCTAACTACTATCAACATATCTGTTACATTAACAGCACGTAGCTAACTACTATCAACACATCTGGCACATTAACAGCACGTAGCTAACTACTATCAACACATCTGTTACATTAACAGCACGTAGCTAACTACTATCAACACATCTGTTACATTAACAACACATCCAAAGAGGGAATAGTAAAAGCAAatccaggcagtgtgtgtgtgtgtgtgtacctggtccaTGGTGATCTCCATGATGTGTGATTTGGGGTCGTGCCGAGAGACCAAGCCCAGGGCCCAGTGCTCCTCAAACTCACACTGGTACACCTGAACCTTCCGGCCCTGGACGGTGTAGGAGCCTGGAGACACACCAGCAGGACAAGGGTTAAAGTCTCCTACACCTAGAGCAGTGTGCCAGAAGGATATTATGGTGGGACTGAAAAGTGGGACGAGAGAACAGTACTGAGGAGTAGAGGCTAGCAAAGCCCAGTATTGAAGAGTAGAGGCTAGCAAAGCCCAGTATTGAAGAGTAGAGGC carries:
- the LOC115129319 gene encoding lysine-specific demethylase 3B-like isoform X4 — encoded protein: MGDSLELIGKRLLLLLSDGRSAAGPEAEQSTWTRDWLRGTVRAVSVIGLASPGVEVFVEFEDCAWRRRSWVQVYGEEVRAVLVESAIVWANCSQPKQNHPAAGVTSGTAWPALAFRCLVDRVGLGSLVPVEFFGSRTLDFLPDGNSLQRFETAKDVRHSLLLEQPSLQAAVSSWHSDFELQEILRKGSYTVQGRKVQVYQCEFEEHWALGLVSRHDPKSHIMEITMDQGEETQVVDPRVIHVMLAEDHFDEKGKNARRRKESDGGKGESGRRRRTASEGEEDMTLKRFKGSGEGAADGQNGSGSTKASEEGMVTWGAELAGGGRRVNSSSSEVTQVYASPNSTSSQMDQSNTLPRYTKENGRALSTQDRQGSADSTTTVTPTPPPLKQAPSPFSNTSFPSLGQMPSLVPGALAPKPSPAGPTLEREEPSQSTNTKMAALVSPGPVTISSPSQASAPSVALSASLGFSPKPPVWKGTTNQSEGSKTPILAAAGFRLPQSKPAGASVFGEVSSKTSASSNTPSASQDSSRPFGFAFGGSKNNKAQPKQQDQNLFFQCMTGQKTGQNPGGPNQNQTPGQSQSKDTNYFTAVSESLSKKPPSLFKPSVLAPASAGLFSSATASLKEQSKVPETQSAGNGVLNRNFAGDKLSPSFSSGSGGMRCSGLVMGAMDTPALGGANNRSGTNGVAVGGFGTKTDSHQNLFLQGSKEPSNPFLAYGEKLSHSPFSGKPAPLEPETLGPSSASESKSNLFTMVELPKGILSSPFVSLSAAAASSSSSPAPGFTQRPQSVTSSKPKESSSTGDQGSSAEGGSLDDRPSSTSGFPMFGSAVAGGSGENVPMPFDQGQAQKFALEERGQASKRDSDSSDNSDLSDLSETEEGLERGHAPGGLVGPVKEGAMLLQKGKGPGVAKSRPRNKPFKVGQSVLKDVTKVRRLKQSGESFLQDGSCINVAPHLHKCRECRMERYRKYREQEPDDDDPNVACRFFHFRRLAFTRKGILRVEGFLSPQQSDAMAMGLWLPSPSVQEGLDLDTSKYILANVGDQFCQLVMSEKEAMMMVEPHQKVAWKRAVRGVREMCDVCETTVFNIHWVCRKCGFGVCLDCYRQRRNRPMEEVDEGPDDEVFSWLKCVKGQRHEPQNLMPTQIIPGTALYNIGDMVHSARGKWGIKANCPCTSRHHRPLVRPSAPNGISQQSAVSSSTGSSGSGPITGGGGPAGSTTPKPEGAEMTVVKTEPTSTTTSEGGGGGVDTNGANHTSATPNPAQTPTPKDPRPSTGEGNSTALHWLADLATQKAKVEDTKDYGSMRLVMGRDTRSPFGLDSFSALSKPSSSSSSPKLFNSLLLGSSNSQPKPEGSSLRDLLNSGPGRLPQGPGDSGVTFPSVFSTSVAGDKLKGSLPNFLDHIIASVVETKKAEGRRLGEGGSELGGVGRRDGVMGLSVLDPHTSHSWLCDGRLLCLQDPSNTNNWKIFRECWKQGQPVLVSGIHKRLKGALWRPEAFSEEFGDQDVDLVNCRNCAIISDVKVRDFWDGFQIISKRLKGSDGQPMVLKLKDWPPGEDFRDMMPTRFDDLMDNLPLPEYTKRDGRLNLASRLPNFFVRPDLGPKMYNAYGLMETEDRSVGTTNLHLDVSDAVNVMVYVGIPEGEGDHVKEMDIAGCKEVMTTIEEGDVDEMTKRRVYEAKEKPGALWHIYSAKDAEKIRELLRKVGEEQGQENPPDHDPIHDQSWYLDGVLRRRLYEEYGVQGWAIVQFLGDAVFIPAGAPHQVHNLYSCIKVAEDFVSPEHVKHCFRLTQEFRHLSTTHSNHEDKLQVKNIIYHAVKDAVGTLRAHEPKLARS
- the LOC115129319 gene encoding lysine-specific demethylase 3B-like isoform X2, with product MGDSLELIGKRLLLLLSDGRSAAGPEAEQSTWTRDWLRGTVRAVSVIGLASPGVEVSGGEATTTAAAGLTVFVEFEDCAWRRRSWVQVYGEEVRAVLVESAIVWANCSQPKQNHPAAGVTSGTAWPALAFRCLVDRVGLGSLVPVEFFGSRTLDFLPDGNSLQRFETAKDVRHSLLLEQPSLQAAVSSWHSDFELQEILRKGSYTVQGRKVQVYQCEFEEHWALGLVSRHDPKSHIMEITMDQGEETQVVDPRVIHVMLAEDHFDEKGKNARRRKESDGGKGESGRRRRTASEGEEDMTLKRFKGSGEGAADGQNGSGSTKASEEGMVTWGAELAGGGRRVNSSSSEVTQVYASPNSTSSQMDQSNTLPRYTKENGRALSTQDRQGSADSTTTVTPTPPPLKQAPSPFSNTSFPSLGQMPSLVPGALAPKPSPAGPTLEREEPSQSTNTKMAALVSPGPVTISSPSQASAPSVALSASLGFSPKPPVWKGTTNQSEGSKTPILAAAGFRLPQSKPAGASVFGEVSSKTSASSNTPSASQDSSRPFGFAFGGSKNNKAQPKQQDQNLFFQCMTGQKTGQNPGGPNQNQTPGQSQSKDTNYFTAVSESLSKKPPSLFKPSVLAPASAGLFSSATASLKEQSKVPETQSAGNGVLNRNFAGDKLSPSFSSGSGGMRCSGLVMGAMDTPALGGANNRSGTNGVAVGGFGTKTDSHQNLFLQGSKEPSNPFLAYGEKLSHSPFSGKPAPLEPETLGPSSASESKSNLFTMVELPKGILSSPFVSLSAAAASSSSSPAPGFTQRPQSVTSSKPKESSSTGDQGSSAEGGSLDDRPSSTSGFPMFGSAVAGGSGENVPMPFDQGQAQKFALEERGQASKRDSDSSDNSDLSDLSETEEGLERGHAPGGLVGPVKEGAMLLQKGKGPGVAKSRPRNKPFKVGQSVLKDVTKVRRLKQSGESFLQDGSCINVAPHLHKCRECRMERYRKYREQEPDDDDPNVACRFFHFRRLAFTRKGILRVEGFLSPQQSDAMAMGLWLPSPSVQEGLDLDTSKYILANVGDQFCQLVMSEKEAMMMVEPHQKVAWKRAVRGVREMCDVCETTVFNIHWVCRKCGFGVCLDCYRQRRNRPMEEVDEGPDDEVFSWLKCVKGQRHEPQNLMPTQIIPGTALYNIGDMVHSARGKWGIKANCPCTSRHHRPLVRPSAPNGISQSAVSSSTGSSGSGPITGGGGPAGSTTPKPEGAEMTVVKTEPTSTTTSEGGGGGVDTNGANHTSATPNPAQTPTPKDPRPSTGEGNSTALHWLADLATQKAKVEDTKDYGSMRLVMGRDTRSPFGLDSFSALSKPSSSSSSPKLFNSLLLGSSNSQPKPEGSSLRDLLNSGPGRLPQGPGDSGVTFPSVFSTSVAGDKLKGSLPNFLDHIIASVVETKKAEGRRLGEGGSELGGVGRRDGVMGLSVLDPHTSHSWLCDGRLLCLQDPSNTNNWKIFRECWKQGQPVLVSGIHKRLKGALWRPEAFSEEFGDQDVDLVNCRNCAIISDVKVRDFWDGFQIISKRLKGSDGQPMVLKLKDWPPGEDFRDMMPTRFDDLMDNLPLPEYTKRDGRLNLASRLPNFFVRPDLGPKMYNAYGLMETEDRSVGTTNLHLDVSDAVNVMVYVGIPEGEGDHVKEMDIAGCKEVMTTIEEGDVDEMTKRRVYEAKEKPGALWHIYSAKDAEKIRELLRKVGEEQGQENPPDHDPIHDQSWYLDGVLRRRLYEEYGVQGWAIVQFLGDAVFIPAGAPHQVHNLYSCIKVAEDFVSPEHVKHCFRLTQEFRHLSTTHSNHEDKLQVKNIIYHAVKDAVGTLRAHEPKLARS